Proteins from a single region of Streptomyces sp. TN58:
- a CDS encoding winged helix-turn-helix transcriptional regulator — protein sequence MTHQTVGHAPKGARNGPPEGTRNDPPAGGPLADCPDGSLVPPAGEPHCPVDVTLTALGGRWTPLVLREFLRRGRASYSELSGALPALSDKVLSDRLAQLARAGVIERHRTPGWPPRVSYVLTGRGRALEPVVDSMWEWGSNSR from the coding sequence GTGACTCACCAAACGGTTGGCCACGCGCCGAAGGGCGCCCGGAACGGGCCGCCGGAAGGCACCCGGAACGACCCGCCGGCCGGCGGCCCTCTGGCGGACTGCCCGGACGGCTCCCTCGTCCCGCCGGCCGGGGAACCGCACTGTCCGGTCGACGTCACCCTCACCGCCCTGGGGGGCCGCTGGACGCCGCTGGTCCTGCGGGAGTTCCTGCGCCGCGGCCGGGCCTCGTACTCGGAGCTGTCGGGGGCGCTGCCGGCCCTGTCGGACAAGGTCCTCTCCGACCGGCTGGCCCAGTTGGCCCGGGCCGGCGTCATCGAGCGCCACCGCACGCCCGGCTGGCCGCCCCGGGTCAGCTACGTCCTCACCGGCCGGGGCCGCGCCCTGGAACCGGTGGTGGACAGCATGTGGGAGTGGGGCAGCAACTCCCGGTAG
- a CDS encoding PLP-dependent cysteine synthase family protein → MSTTGTTGTNGTGTATGTTTGTTGTSGTTATTVDVDRSDADYRVWLKEAVRKVQADANRSADTHLLKFPLPEAWGIDLYLKDESTHPTGSLKHRLARSLFLYALCNGWVRPGRPVIEASSGSTAVSEAYFAKLIGVPFIAVMPRTTSPEKCRLIEFHGGECHFVDDPMEMYEESARLAARTGGHYMDQFTYAERATDWRGNNNIAESMYQQLRLERFPEPAWIVATAGTGGTSATIARYVHYMQHDTRVCVPDPENSCFFDGWTRNDPDASSDCGSRIEGIGRPRMEPSFVPGAIDRMMKVPDAASVAACRALETAIGRKAGGSTGTGLWSALKIVSEMVAEGRTGSVVTLLCDPGDRYLDKYYSDEWLAAQGLDIAPYAETLDTLLTTGVWREPTA, encoded by the coding sequence ATGAGCACCACCGGCACTACCGGCACCAACGGCACCGGAACCGCCACCGGAACCACCACCGGGACGACCGGCACGTCCGGGACGACCGCCACGACCGTCGACGTCGACCGCAGCGACGCGGACTACCGCGTCTGGCTGAAAGAGGCCGTGCGCAAGGTCCAGGCCGACGCCAACCGCTCCGCGGACACCCACCTGCTGAAGTTCCCGCTCCCCGAGGCGTGGGGCATCGACCTCTACCTCAAGGACGAGTCCACGCACCCGACGGGCTCACTCAAGCACCGCCTCGCCCGCTCGCTGTTCCTCTACGCCCTCTGCAACGGCTGGGTCCGGCCCGGCCGGCCCGTCATCGAGGCCTCCTCCGGCTCCACCGCCGTCTCCGAGGCGTACTTCGCCAAGCTGATCGGCGTCCCCTTCATCGCGGTCATGCCGCGCACGACCAGCCCCGAGAAGTGCCGCCTGATCGAATTCCACGGCGGCGAATGCCACTTCGTGGACGACCCGATGGAGATGTACGAGGAGTCGGCGCGGCTCGCCGCCCGCACCGGCGGCCACTACATGGACCAGTTCACGTACGCGGAACGGGCCACGGACTGGCGCGGCAACAACAACATCGCCGAGTCGATGTACCAGCAGCTGCGCCTGGAGCGGTTCCCCGAGCCCGCCTGGATCGTGGCGACCGCCGGCACCGGCGGCACCTCCGCGACCATCGCGCGGTACGTGCACTACATGCAGCACGACACCCGCGTCTGCGTCCCGGACCCGGAGAACTCCTGCTTCTTCGACGGCTGGACCCGCAACGACCCGGACGCGAGCAGCGATTGCGGCTCGCGCATCGAGGGCATCGGCCGCCCGCGCATGGAGCCGAGCTTCGTGCCGGGCGCCATCGACCGGATGATGAAGGTCCCCGACGCGGCGTCCGTCGCCGCCTGTCGCGCCCTCGAAACGGCCATAGGGCGCAAGGCGGGCGGCTCGACCGGCACCGGCCTGTGGAGCGCCCTGAAGATCGTCTCGGAGATGGTGGCGGAGGGCCGCACCGGCAGCGTCGTCACCCTGCTCTGCGACCCGGGCGACCGCTACCTGGACAAGTACTACTCCGACGAGTGGCTGGCAGCGCAGGGCCTCGACATCGCCCCGTACGCCGAGACCCTCGACACGCTGCTGACGACCGGCGTCTGGCGCGAACCGACCGCCTGA
- a CDS encoding ATP-binding protein, whose translation MISHSRRHCVVELQALPSRIGQIRRIVSAQLRHWQLDPLIDRAALGVTELLSNVHRHAQPDKTCVVEIEFRLGRLTVSVVDSDPRLPVLRAAPAGPLETSGRGLALVEALSEAWGVRERPDGPGKAVWFSLAAAPAPVAPTLPVSIVARPAREPQRTVVVAADPAGVPVALPLPAPVAVRPG comes from the coding sequence GTGATCAGTCATTCCCGCAGGCACTGCGTCGTCGAACTGCAGGCCTTGCCGTCGCGGATCGGCCAGATCCGCAGAATCGTCTCGGCCCAACTGCGCCACTGGCAGCTCGATCCGCTCATAGACCGGGCTGCGCTCGGCGTGACGGAGCTGCTGAGCAACGTCCACCGCCACGCGCAGCCGGACAAGACCTGCGTCGTCGAGATCGAGTTCCGGCTCGGGCGGCTGACGGTCTCGGTCGTCGACAGCGATCCGCGTCTTCCGGTTCTGCGCGCCGCGCCGGCCGGGCCGCTGGAGACCAGCGGTCGCGGGCTCGCCCTCGTGGAGGCGCTGAGTGAGGCCTGGGGGGTGCGCGAACGGCCCGACGGGCCGGGCAAGGCGGTCTGGTTCTCCCTGGCGGCCGCGCCCGCGCCGGTGGCGCCGACGCTCCCGGTCTCGATCGTGGCCCGGCCCGCGCGGGAGCCCCAGCGCACGGTGGTCGTGGCCGCCGATCCGGCGGGCGTGCCCGTGGCGCTGCCCCTGCCTGCGCCGGTGGCCGTCCGCCCCGGCTGA
- a CDS encoding ROK family protein — protein sequence MNGNGVPPRMGDATTPPASNSGTRTKLERGRGALGPALELVHTGRAPTRAVLTAELGVTRATAGAVAAELEALGLIRVDSRPGASGGTGGTGGAQGRPSHRLSVAEDGPVALAAQVHSDGFRAALVGLGGRIVATAPGKVTVSADPAQVLGAVVRAGAELLADSGRRCVGAGLAVPSAVAEPDGTALNPLHLAWPAGSPVRDIFAECVKAAGIDGPALTGNDVNLAALAEHRHGAGRSAQHLLCVATGHRGVGGALVLDGRLHSGSSGLALEVGHLTVNPEGRACHCGGRGCLDVEADPLAFLTAAGRSPGPEVSLLQQARDLLRQEPGEPSVRAATEELIDRLGLGLAGLVNILNPDRIILGGLHRELLHADPERLRAVVADRSLWGRSGGVPILPCTLDHNSLVGAAELAWQPVLDDPLAALA from the coding sequence ATGAACGGCAACGGGGTCCCACCGCGCATGGGGGACGCGACCACGCCACCGGCGTCGAACAGCGGCACGCGTACCAAGCTGGAACGCGGCCGCGGCGCGCTCGGTCCGGCGCTGGAGCTCGTCCACACCGGCCGCGCCCCGACCCGTGCGGTGCTGACGGCCGAGCTGGGGGTCACCCGTGCCACCGCCGGCGCCGTCGCGGCCGAGCTGGAAGCGCTGGGACTGATCCGGGTCGACTCCCGCCCGGGCGCCTCGGGCGGCACCGGAGGCACCGGCGGAGCCCAGGGACGCCCCTCGCACCGCCTCTCGGTGGCCGAGGACGGGCCGGTGGCGCTCGCCGCGCAGGTGCACTCGGACGGCTTCCGGGCAGCCCTGGTGGGGCTCGGCGGCCGGATCGTGGCCACCGCCCCCGGCAAGGTCACCGTCTCCGCGGATCCGGCACAGGTACTCGGCGCGGTCGTGCGGGCCGGCGCGGAACTGCTCGCGGACAGCGGCCGCCGATGTGTCGGCGCGGGCCTCGCGGTCCCCTCGGCCGTCGCCGAGCCGGACGGCACCGCCCTGAACCCGCTGCACCTCGCCTGGCCGGCCGGCTCACCCGTACGGGACATCTTCGCGGAGTGCGTGAAGGCGGCCGGGATCGACGGACCGGCCCTGACCGGCAACGACGTCAACCTCGCCGCGCTCGCCGAGCACCGGCACGGCGCGGGCCGCAGCGCCCAGCACCTGCTGTGCGTCGCCACCGGGCACCGCGGGGTGGGTGGGGCCCTGGTCCTGGACGGCCGTCTGCACAGCGGCAGTTCCGGCCTGGCGCTGGAGGTCGGCCACCTCACCGTGAACCCGGAAGGGCGGGCCTGCCACTGCGGAGGCCGCGGCTGCCTGGACGTGGAGGCGGACCCGCTGGCCTTCCTCACCGCGGCCGGCCGGAGCCCCGGCCCCGAGGTGTCGCTGCTCCAGCAGGCCCGCGACCTGCTGCGCCAGGAACCGGGGGAGCCGTCGGTACGGGCCGCCACGGAGGAGCTGATCGACCGGCTCGGCCTGGGCCTCGCAGGCCTGGTCAACATCCTGAACCCGGACCGGATCATCCTCGGCGGACTGCACCGCGAACTGCTCCACGCCGACCCGGAACGGCTCCGGGCGGTCGTCGCCGACCGCAGCCTGTGGGGCCGCAGCGGAGGCGTGCCCATCCTGCCCTGCACCCTGGACCACAACAGCCTGGTCGGCGCGGCGGAACTGGCCTGGCAGCCCGTGCTCGACGACCCGCTGGCGGCCCTCGCCTGA
- a CDS encoding alpha-ketoglutarate-dependent dioxygenase AlkB family protein has protein sequence MDGELFPRERTVIAPGAVHVPDWLGERRQGELLAACRAWARPPAGLRTVRTPGGGVMTARQVCLGLHWYPYGYARTAVDGDGQPVKPMPDWLAELGRDAVAAAYGAPPQPGAAAYDIALINFYDGDARMGMHRDAEEKSPAPVVSLSLGDSCVFRFGNTASRGRPYRDVELRSGDLFVFGGPSRQAYHGVPRVLPGTGPRALGLTGRLNITLRVGGLGRAPGL, from the coding sequence GTGGACGGGGAACTCTTCCCGCGCGAGCGGACGGTGATCGCCCCCGGCGCGGTGCACGTGCCCGACTGGCTCGGAGAGCGCCGGCAGGGCGAGTTGCTGGCCGCCTGCCGCGCGTGGGCCCGCCCGCCCGCGGGCCTGCGCACCGTGCGCACCCCGGGCGGCGGGGTGATGACCGCCCGGCAGGTGTGCCTGGGCCTGCACTGGTACCCGTACGGCTACGCCCGCACCGCCGTCGACGGGGACGGGCAACCGGTCAAGCCGATGCCGGACTGGCTGGCCGAGCTGGGCCGGGACGCCGTCGCCGCCGCCTACGGGGCACCGCCGCAGCCGGGCGCGGCCGCCTACGACATCGCGCTGATCAACTTCTACGACGGGGACGCCCGGATGGGCATGCACCGCGACGCGGAGGAGAAGTCCCCTGCGCCCGTGGTCTCGCTCAGCCTCGGCGACAGCTGCGTCTTCCGCTTCGGGAACACCGCCTCGCGCGGACGCCCCTACCGGGACGTCGAGCTGCGCAGCGGCGACCTCTTCGTCTTCGGCGGCCCCAGCCGCCAGGCCTACCACGGAGTGCCCAGGGTCCTGCCGGGCACCGGTCCGCGGGCGCTCGGGCTGACCGGGCGGCTCAACATCACGCTCAGGGTCGGCGGCCTGGGCCGGGCCCCCGGACTCTGA
- a CDS encoding maleylpyruvate isomerase family mycothiol-dependent enzyme produces the protein MEITAYVKTLAREGELLADMAERAGTDAFVPSCPGWHVTDLLRHTGSVHRWAAAYVAEGRLEPTGFPEAPELVGGELLAWFREGHADLVRTLTQAPDDVQCWTFLPTAPPSPVAFWARRQAHETTVHRMDAETAAGTVFSPVAPEFAEDGVDELLTGFHARPRSRVRTPEPRTMRIRAADTGAVWTVHLSPAPPRTVLGDLGDAVDCEVTGEASWLYEALWNRTPLAGPGVTGDLSLAALWMDTAGI, from the coding sequence ATGGAGATCACCGCGTACGTGAAGACCCTCGCCCGGGAAGGCGAGCTGCTCGCCGACATGGCAGAACGAGCCGGTACGGATGCTTTCGTACCGTCCTGTCCGGGCTGGCATGTCACCGACCTGCTGCGGCACACCGGGTCGGTGCACCGCTGGGCCGCCGCCTACGTCGCGGAGGGGCGGCTGGAGCCGACGGGTTTCCCGGAGGCGCCGGAACTGGTCGGCGGCGAGCTCCTGGCGTGGTTCAGGGAGGGGCACGCGGATCTGGTGCGGACACTGACGCAGGCGCCGGACGACGTCCAGTGCTGGACCTTCCTCCCGACGGCCCCGCCGTCACCGGTGGCCTTCTGGGCCCGGCGGCAGGCCCATGAGACCACCGTGCACCGGATGGACGCGGAGACCGCGGCGGGGACCGTCTTCTCGCCGGTGGCGCCGGAGTTCGCGGAGGACGGGGTGGACGAGCTGCTGACCGGCTTCCACGCGCGGCCGCGCAGCCGGGTGCGGACTCCCGAGCCGCGGACGATGCGGATCCGTGCCGCCGACACGGGCGCGGTGTGGACCGTGCACCTGTCGCCGGCCCCGCCGCGCACGGTGCTGGGCGACCTGGGCGACGCGGTCGACTGCGAGGTCACCGGCGAGGCGTCCTGGCTGTACGAGGCGCTGTGGAACCGGACGCCCCTGGCGGGCCCCGGGGTGACGGGCGACCTGTCCCTGGCGGCACTGTGGATGGACACGGCCGGCATCTGA
- a CDS encoding serine hydrolase domain-containing protein — protein MHRRASPYTAASALLVVALTGGPAPGAFSADDDRAQRSAAVLRELVPSADGPGCAAAVGERGEVVWEAGRGKADLATGRAITSGTVFDMASNSKQFTADAVLLLAVRHRLSLDDPLSDFLDDPPAWTREVTLGDLMRHTSGIPDYQDLLEAEGVGVTDPAGQSQAIAAVLASRPEEPPGRRFSYSNSNYVLPAHVVERVTGRPFPSFLQEEFFTPLHLRMTSAPAADVPGKAKSYDERDGAFTPESSPWKQYGDGSVQTTPGEMVRWADNHRTGRVGGPELLAGVTRGAVSVGDVLRGRGIEAGRYGAGMLLLPDNSLVHRGDWEQFHSTFKVSPDRNTAVTVVCNTHSPDHFRAANRLLSIWTG, from the coding sequence GTGCATCGAAGGGCCTCGCCGTACACGGCCGCATCCGCCCTGCTCGTGGTCGCGCTCACCGGTGGCCCCGCGCCGGGGGCGTTCTCGGCCGACGACGACCGCGCGCAGCGCAGCGCCGCGGTACTCCGGGAGCTGGTGCCGTCCGCCGACGGCCCGGGGTGCGCGGCCGCGGTCGGTGAACGCGGTGAAGTCGTCTGGGAGGCGGGCAGGGGGAAGGCCGACCTGGCGACGGGGCGCGCCATCACCTCCGGGACGGTCTTCGACATGGCGTCCAATTCCAAGCAGTTCACCGCGGATGCCGTCCTCCTGCTGGCCGTACGGCATCGGCTCTCGCTGGACGACCCCCTGTCCGACTTCCTCGACGACCCGCCCGCCTGGACCCGGGAGGTCACGCTGGGGGATCTGATGCGCCACACCAGCGGCATCCCCGACTACCAGGACCTGTTGGAGGCCGAGGGCGTCGGGGTCACGGACCCGGCCGGCCAGTCGCAGGCGATCGCGGCCGTCCTCGCCTCGCGGCCGGAGGAACCGCCGGGCAGGCGGTTCTCGTACTCCAACTCCAACTACGTCCTGCCGGCCCATGTCGTCGAGAGGGTCACCGGAAGGCCGTTCCCGTCCTTCCTCCAGGAGGAGTTCTTCACCCCGCTGCACCTGCGCATGACGTCGGCCCCGGCGGCGGACGTCCCCGGGAAGGCGAAGTCGTACGACGAGAGGGACGGCGCCTTCACTCCCGAGTCCTCCCCCTGGAAGCAGTACGGCGACGGGTCCGTGCAGACCACGCCGGGGGAGATGGTCCGCTGGGCCGACAACCACCGCACCGGACGCGTCGGCGGCCCTGAACTGCTCGCCGGGGTCACGCGGGGGGCGGTCAGCGTGGGCGACGTGCTGCGCGGGCGCGGCATCGAGGCGGGGCGGTACGGGGCCGGGATGCTCCTCCTGCCCGACAACAGCCTGGTGCACCGCGGCGACTGGGAGCAGTTCCACAGCACCTTCAAGGTGAGCCCGGACCGGAACACCGCGGTCACCGTGGTCTGCAACACGCACTCGCCCGACCACTTCCGCGCGGCGAACCGGCTCCTGTCCATCTGGACCGGCTGA